ATATCTTCCGGCCTGGAATGTAAAGGCGGAAGCACGATTCTCACAGCATTTAGACGATAAAACAAATCCTGGCGAAAATTACCTGACTGGACTTCCTGTTCCAGGTTCTTATTAGAAGCAGCAATGATGCGAACATCGATATTATGATAAGAACCTCCACCAACACGAATAAATTCTTTTTCTTCCAAAACCCGCAATAATTTTACCTGGGTAGAAAGAGGCATTTCACCAATTTCATCTAAAAATAAAGTGCTGTTATCTGCCAGTTCAAAATAGCCTTTACGGGTTTCAACTGCTCCCGTAAACGAACCGCGCTGATGTCCGAAAAGTTCGCTCTCTAAAATGCCTTCCGGTATTGCACCACAATTGACTGTAAATAGAACTTTATTACTTCTGGGGCTGCATTGATGCAGCGCTTTTGCTACAAGTTCCTTGCCAGTGCCGCTTTCACCCTCAATAAGGACAGGAATATTTGTTGGAGCCACTTGTTTGATGGTTTCCCTGAGTTGATGGATAACAACCGATTTACCCAAAATACCCAGGTTATTTGAAGGTAATAATCCGATGCTTCGTTTCTGTTCTACTTCTTTAGGCATATTCATTAAACGTTCCTGGAAGATATCAATTTATATGTTGAATAGTATATTGCAATTTATCTGAATAAACGACAAATATCAACATTCCTAACAGGTTGTTTATAATAGAAATGTAACCAGTTGAACAAGTAAAATCAAGTGAAATTGGATAATCATTCGGGAATTGGTTTGTAATAATGTACCCAATATAAATATTTAAGTTAATTCCCATGCTAAAATTCTGATCATTCATATCTGAGTTTCGTGATTCCTGAACAAGTCCGGGACAAACTTATTTGATATTTTAGATTTGGTTTTGGAATTCTCTCTAGACTGACTAATATTTAATTATTTATAGCAAGCAAAGAACCATCTGGATTTATAAAGACGTCAATTACATTTCCTTTTTTCGAAAATACTCGACGGTCTTTGCAAGGCCATCTGTAAAAAGGACTTCCGGTTCCCAGCCAAGATGCGATTTAATTTTAGCATACGAAACAACACTTCTCATCTGCTCACCTTCTTTTGCAGGTCCGTGCTTTTCAGGCGTTTTGTTGCCACAAAATTCGTTTAAGCCACGAAAAATCTGGTTGACATCTGATTCCAATCCGGTGCCGACATTAAATATCTCATTATCTCCATTTTCAAGGACCAGCAAGTTTGCTCGCACAACATCCTTAACATACACATAATCACGGGTTTGTTTGCCATCTCCATTGATGATAGGCTGACCTCCCGCCATCATCATCTGGATAAAAATAGCAACCACACCAGCTTCGCCGTGGGGATTTTGTCGTGGACCATAGACATTGGCATATCGTAGAATGGTATAATTCAAGCCAAATACTTGTTGGTAATAATTCAGGTATTTCTCGACAGTGAGTTTGGTAATACCATACGGAGAACACGGCCGGGTGGGATGATCTTCATCTGCCGGAAAATAGTCTTGCTCTCCATAAATCGCTCCGCCTGTTGAAGCAAACAAGAACTTTTTCACCTTATATTTTACCGAATTCTGTAATAAATTTAAACTGCCGGAAATGTTAACACTGGCGTCAAACAAAGGATCCTCCACAGATGCCCGAACATCCATTTGCGCTGCCTGGTGATAAACCAGATCAATTTCTTCTGTTTCGAATACTTTTTCTATCTCTGCGGCTCGAATGTCCATCAAATAGAATTTAACATCAGGATGTAAATTGGTCATCCTGCCCATGTAAAGATTATCAACTACAACCACCTGGTGGCCAGCCTCTATGAAAGCATCCGCCAGGTTAGATCCTATAAAACCAGCACCGCCAGTTACAAGTATTTTCATTTTCAGAGCTCCATATCTAATATTCTAAACTTTCTAATCCTTTTTGTCCGATGTCTTTTCGAAAAAACATTCCATCAAATTGAATTTTTTCAACACCATCGTACGCTTTTTGTATTGACGATTTCAATGTTTTTCCATACGCCGAAACACCCAGAACTCGTCCACCATTTGTAAATACTTTGCCATCCTGCAGTTTAGTGCCGGCATGGAAAATAATTGTGTCCTTATTAGGATCCGGTTCCAGGCCGGTTATCATTTTATCCTTTTCATAATTTCCAGGATAACCTTCGGACGCTAAAACCACACAGGTGCAATATCCGTCTCTAATGGTTATCGACTTGTTTGGTAATTTTCCTTCGGTAGATAACATCAATAATTCCAATAAATCTATGTTTAACAAAGGCAAAATAGCTTGTGTCTCCGGATCACCGAACCGTGCATTAAACTCAATAACCTTCGGTCCACTTTGTGTTGCCATTAGTCCGGCATATAAAATTCCTTTATAAGCGATATCTTGCCGGGCAAGTCCATCAAGAACCGGATCCAATATCTCCTCTTGAACCCGATTCATAAAATCCTGATTCGCAAAAGGAACCGGTGCAAAAGAACCCATTCCCCCGGTATTTGGCCCTCGATCTCCGTCATAGACCGGCTTATGATCCTGGGCAGGTACAAAGGGTTGTATGATTTTAGAATCGGTAATAGCTATCACTGAAAGTTCTTCACCGGTTAGAAATTCTTCGATAACAACTTTTTTGCCCGCCTCTCCGAAGGTTTCGTTTAGCATCATATCTTTCAAAGTGTTGAATGCATGATCTTCCTCATGACAAACAACAGCGCCTTTTCCGGCAGCGAGGCCATCCGTTTTGATGACTATGGGGCAACCCTGTGTTTGAACATATCTGTGTGCATCATGATAATTGTCGAACAGCTTAAATTGTGCGGTAGGAATTTTATATTTCTGCATAAATTGTTTCGCGAATCCTTTGCTGGATTCCAATTGGGCGGCTTTGCGATTGGGGCCAAATATTTTCAAATTGTTTTTTTCGA
The window above is part of the candidate division KSB1 bacterium genome. Proteins encoded here:
- a CDS encoding sigma-54-dependent Fis family transcriptional regulator, whose translation is MPKEVEQKRSIGLLPSNNLGILGKSVVIHQLRETIKQVAPTNIPVLIEGESGTGKELVAKALHQCSPRSNKVLFTVNCGAIPEGILESELFGHQRGSFTGAVETRKGYFELADNSTLFLDEIGEMPLSTQVKLLRVLEEKEFIRVGGGSYHNIDVRIIAASNKNLEQEVQSGNFRQDLFYRLNAVRIVLPPLHSRPEDIPELIGKFVDEFCEQNQFQFEGFTPEATELLQKLEWPGNVRELRNVVQRVIILERGKQINAANLEKFIYDQNSNIRALPVPTRVPSEQVERELIYKILLELKSDLNQIKQFMFSQIIQPKKLAPGDMGSIFQNVDPIDEVRPNEELRSLEEVERDLISRTLEKTNWSKRKTAQILGISERTLYRKINEYNLQE
- a CDS encoding NAD-dependent epimerase/dehydratase family protein; translated protein: MKILVTGGAGFIGSNLADAFIEAGHQVVVVDNLYMGRMTNLHPDVKFYLMDIRAAEIEKVFETEEIDLVYHQAAQMDVRASVEDPLFDASVNISGSLNLLQNSVKYKVKKFLFASTGGAIYGEQDYFPADEDHPTRPCSPYGITKLTVEKYLNYYQQVFGLNYTILRYANVYGPRQNPHGEAGVVAIFIQMMMAGGQPIINGDGKQTRDYVYVKDVVRANLLVLENGDNEIFNVGTGLESDVNQIFRGLNEFCGNKTPEKHGPAKEGEQMRSVVSYAKIKSHLGWEPEVLFTDGLAKTVEYFRKKEM
- the purD gene encoding phosphoribosylamine--glycine ligase, translating into MKVLVIGSGGREHALVWKIKQSPLLSEIYCVPGNGGIKELAECVYISMDDISGLLEFVRNKDIDFTVVGPEQPLALGIVDAFEKNNLKIFGPNRKAAQLESSKGFAKQFMQKYKIPTAQFKLFDNYHDAHRYVQTQGCPIVIKTDGLAAGKGAVVCHEEDHAFNTLKDMMLNETFGEAGKKVVIEEFLTGEELSVIAITDSKIIQPFVPAQDHKPVYDGDRGPNTGGMGSFAPVPFANQDFMNRVQEEILDPVLDGLARQDIAYKGILYAGLMATQSGPKVIEFNARFGDPETQAILPLLNIDLLELLMLSTEGKLPNKSITIRDGYCTCVVLASEGYPGNYEKDKMITGLEPDPNKDTIIFHAGTKLQDGKVFTNGGRVLGVSAYGKTLKSSIQKAYDGVEKIQFDGMFFRKDIGQKGLESLEY